Proteins from one Pygocentrus nattereri isolate fPygNat1 chromosome 16, fPygNat1.pri, whole genome shotgun sequence genomic window:
- the sept4a gene encoding septin 4a — protein MDHPTSTTNRFVNAMFKQRDPELTSLAIEDPVDVELGYTMRDLPPRAGHTFPGRETPLIDREPDGSARPHTPGTPTFMRAGGRNLLGSEPELLRRCQLSSTSSLESPLSPSQSKSPWSRFDPYDSIEDQDKEYVGFATLPNQVHRKSVKKGFAFTLMVAGESGLGKSTLINSLFLTDLYKDRKMLNAEERITQTVEMTKHTIGIEEKGVKLKLTIVDTPGFGDAVNNTESWRSVVDYIDQQFEQYFRDESGLNRKNIQDNRVHCCLYFISPYGHGLRPVDVEFMKALHEKVNIVPVLAKADCLTPRELTRKKIKIREEIETFGIKIYQFPECDSDEDEEFRLQEQELKDSIPFAVVGSNILVESKGRRFRGRMYPWGVVEVENPAHSDFLKLRNMLVRTHMQDLKDVTRETHYENYRAQCIQDMTRMVVRERKRSLCSQLRESTSDLPLVPVDSETERLIWEKDEELQRMQEVLQRIQEQMRHGH, from the exons ATGGATCATCCGACGTCGACCACCAACCGCTTCGTCAACGCCATGTTCAAACAGCGTG ATCCTGAG TTGACCAGTTTAGCTATAGAGGATCCCGTGGATGTAGAGCTGGGCTATACCATGAGGGATCTGCCCCCCAGGGCGGGCCATACATTCCCTGGCCGGGAGACACCCCTTATTGACAGGGAGCCAGATGGCAGTGCTCGTCCCCACACTCCTGGGACACCCACCTTCATGCGTGCAGGAGGAAGGAATCTGCTGGGCTCAGAGCCAGAGCTGCTGCGCCGCTGCCAACtcagctccaccagctcactggAGTCTCCACTGAGTCCCTCACAATCCAAAAGCCCCTGGAGCAGATTCGATCCCTATGACTCCATTGAG GATCAAGATAAGGAATACGTGGGCTTTGCAACACTGCCTAACCAAGTACACAGAAAATCAGTGAAGAAGGGCTTTGCCTTTACACTTATGGTAGCTG GGGAGTCTGGTTTAGGAAAATCCACACTGATCAACAGCCTCTTCCTGACAGACCTCTACAAGGACAGGAAAATGCTGAATGCTGAGG AGAGGATCACCCAGACAGTGGAGATGACCAAACATACGATTGGCATTGAGGAGAAGGGAGTCAAACTTAAGCTCACCATTGTGGACACGCCAGGGTTTGGAGATGCTGTCAACAACACAGAGAG CTGGAGGTCAGTAGTGGATTATATTGACCAGCAGTTTGAGCAGTACTTCAGGGATGAAAGTGGCTTGAACCGTAAAAACATTCAGGACAACCGAGTGCACTGCTGCCTCTACTTCATCTCACCTTATGGCCACGG TCTTAGACCTGTTGATGTGGAGTTTATGAAGGCGCTACATGAGAAGGTCAACATTGTGCCTGTGCTGGCTAAAGCAGACTGCCTCACACCAAGGGAATTGACCCGGAAGAAAATAAAG ATTCGAGAGGAGATCGAGACATTTGGGATCAAAATCTATCAGTTTCCAGAGTGTGACTCAGATGAGGATGAAGAATTCAGACTTCAAGAGCAAGAGCTCAAA GACAGTATTCCCTTTGCTGTGGTGGGCAGTAACATTCTCGTGGAAAGCAAAGGCAGGAGGTTCCGGGGCCGCATGTATCCTTGGGGTGTGGTGGAAG TGGAGAACCCTGCCCACTCTGACTTCCTGAAGTTGAGGAACATGCTGgtacgcacacacatgcaggacCTGAAGGACGTGACACGAGAAACGCATTACGAGAACTACCGGGCTCAGTGCATCCAGGACATGACCCGCATGGTGGTCAGAGAACGAAAACGCAG TCTGTGTAGCCAACTGAGAGAGAGCACCTCAGACTTACCTCTGGTACCTgtggacagtgaaacagagcgCCTCATTTGGGAGAAAGATGAGGAG CTGCAGAGGATGCAAGAGGTGCTGCAGAGGATCCAAGAGCAGATGCGGCATgggcactga
- the LOC108431226 gene encoding septin-5-like, whose amino-acid sequence METEKVDREESCSFGFLSVSPLFPHTPDDETGPSSSCASLQTDDTREVGLENVLREHSPDASSQSEEREADAQPMKSSLHFVVPLPLHKWVQMVDLPDYDNGSLPCPSRSHSASGGFDPSLICHLASIFSMVFFLFCSKDEDGEYVGLATLPNQVQRKSVKKGFEFTLMVVGESGLGKSTLINSLFLRDLYKDRTLYEVQEKVYQTVAITKKTVDIVEKDIKLKLNIVDTPGFGDAMDNTKSCKAVVDYIVCQFEQYRRGEVRLNRKNIQDNRVHCCLYFISPFGHGLRPIDVEFMKALHEKVNIVPVLAKADCFTHSELQYMKTRILNELNDYRIKIYQFPECDPDDDELFKKQHLEMKTRIPFAVIGSDTTVESNGKRLRARCYPWGAVEVENPAHCDFVHLRNMLVQTHMQDLKDMTEDSLYENYRMQFLCRKSTDQESDN is encoded by the exons ATGGAGACTGAGAAAGTCGACCGTGAAG AGAGTTGCTCATTTGGgttcctctctgtctcacccCTCTTCCCACACACTCCTGATGATGAGACAGGACCTTCGTCTTCA TGTGCCAGTTTGCAAACAGATGATACAAGAGAGGTTGGACTAGAGAACGTCCTCAGAGAGCATTCTCCTGATGCTTCCAGTCAGTCAGAGGAGAGGGAGGCGGATGCCCAGCCCATGAAGAGTTCACTTCATTTTGTTGTACCTTTGCCTCTTCACAAGTGGGTCCAGATGGTGGATCTACCTGATTATGACAATGGCTCCCTGCCATGCCCTTCACGCTCACATAGTGCCTCTGGTGGCTTCGACCCAT CGCTGATATGTCACTTGGCCTCTATCTTTAGTATGGTGTTCTTTCTGTTTTGCTCCAAGGACGAAGACGGGGAATATGTTGGTTTAGCTACACTGCCAAACCAAGTCCAGCGAAAATCAGTGAAGAAGGGATTTGAGTTCACCTTGATGGTTGTTG GTGAGTCCGGCTTGGGCAAGTCCACCCTAATCAATAGCCTCTTCCTCAGAGATCTGTACAAGGACAGAACTCTTTATGAAGTGCAGG aAAAGGTGTATCAGACTGTAGCAATTACAAAGAAAACTGTTGACATTGTTGAAAAGGACATTAAGCTAAAGCTCAACATTGTGGACACACCAGGCTTTGGAGATGCTATGGACAACACTAAAAG CTGTAAAGCTGTGGTGGATTATATTGTCTGTCAGTTTGAGCAGTACCGCAGGGGTGAGGTCCGTCTGAACCGCAAGAACATTCAGGACAACCGTGTGCACTGCTGCCTCTACTTCATCTCACCTTTTGGCCATGG CCTCAGACCAATTGATGTTGAGTTTATGAAGGCCCTTCATGAAAAGGTCAACATCGTGCCTGTGCTGGCTAAAGCAGACTGTTTCACccactctgagcttcagtataTGAAAACCAGA ATTTTGAATGAGCTCAATGATTACAGGATCAAGATCTATCAGTTCCCAGAATGTGACCCAGATGATGATgagctttttaaaaagcagcactTGGAAATGAAG ACACGGATACCATTTGCTGTAATTGGGAGTGACACAACAGTGGAGAGCAATGGCAAGAGATTACGAGCACGCTGTTACCCATGGGGTGCTGTGGAAG TGGAGAATCCTGCTCACTGTGACTTTGTGCATCTGAGGAACATGCTGGTGCAAACACACATGCAGGACCTGAAGGACATGACTGAGGATTCTCTGTATGAGAACTACCGCATGCAGTTCTTGTGCCGGAAAAGCACTGACCAG gAAAGTGATAATTAA
- the limk1b gene encoding LIM domain kinase 1: MSQQDQRFRRRANARCSECSCVLSYWYYERNGEVFCKKDYWARFGKQCRGCSEIITTGVIMVAGEHKYHSECFICEKCSMFIGDGDSYTLVEHSKLYCGHCYYQCASVRHPGADCSRLPHTVALVSFPPSAEGRRGLSLSVDQCSVNGNSPIITVSQLDSCSSLEMKGLIHVGDSVLEINGISVQNIPHNEIDMMIHDIERCLKLTVEHNPNGLHNQEDPFEPLKEESDRPGKLDIFLPQSHSPRQRSRHILRSCSIDKTQCTQSHLPLLSHRRDINRSESLRIDPVDKTQRIFRPSDLIYGEVLGKGFFGQAIKVTHQETGEVMVMKELLRFDEETQQTFLKEVKVMRCLDHPNVLKFIGILFKDKRLNLISEYVPGGTLRETIQKMDNDYPWNLRVSYAKDIAAGMAYLHSMNIIHRDLNSHNCLVKENQTVVVADFGLARLVREDKPLRRNSTPEQMSSLKKPQRKKRYTVVGNPYWMAPEMIRGISYDERVDIFSFGIILCEIIGRVYADPDYLPRTMEFGLGVNEFLERYYPTECPPSFFPLAALCCDTEIEKRPTFAKLEEWLENLLMHLDIGLPLMSELEKVRQAFWEKHSQSQRGNGFLCNQKGTPV, encoded by the exons GTGGCTGGAGAGCACAAGTATCATTCAGAATGCTTCATCTGTGAAAAGTGTAGCATGTTCATTGGAGATGGGGATTCATACACGTTAGTGGAGCACTCCAAATTATACTG TGGCCACTGTTACTATCAGTGTGCATCAGTGAGGCATCCAGGTGCAGACTGCTCCAGGCTCCCTCATACAGTGGCGTTGGTGTCATTCCCTCCCTCAGCAGAAGGCAGGAGAGGTCTTTCTCTGAGTGTGGATCAGTGCTCGGTCAATGGAAACAGCCCCATTATCACAGTATCTCA ATTAGACTCATGCAGCAGTCTGGAGATGAAGGGCCTGATTCATGTTGGAGACTCTGTTCTTGAGATCAATGGCATCTCTGTCCAGAACATTCCACATAATGAG ATTGACATGATGATTCATGACATTGAGCGCTGCCTGAAGCTCACTGTAGAGCACAACCCTAATGGCCTCCACAATCAGGAAGATCCATTTGAACCACTGAAAGAAGAGTCAGACCGACCAGGAAAACTGGACATCTTCCTTCCTCAGAGTCATAGTCCCCGGCAACGCTCCAGACACattct ACGGAGCTGCAGCATAGATAAAACTCAGTGTACACAAAGCCACTTGCCACTGCTTTCTCACAGAAGAGACATTAATCGCTCAGAGTCTTTACGTATCGACCCTGTTGACAAGACACAACGCATCTTCCGCCCCTCTGACCTCATATATGGAGAGGTTCTGGGAAAGGGCTTCTTCGGACAAGCCATTAAG GTGACGCATCAGGAAACGGGTGAAGTCATGGTGATGAAGGAACTTTTGCGTTTTGATGAGGAGACCCAGCAGACGTTTCTCAAAGAG GTAAAAGTGATGCGCTGTCTGGATCACCCAAATGTGCTGAAGTTCATTGGCATCTTATTCAAAGATAAACGACTGAACCTCATCTCTGAATATGTTCCAGGAGGGACACTGAGGGAAACAATACAGAAAATG GACAACGATTATCCCTGGAATCTCAGAGTAAGCTACGCAAAGGACATCGCTGCAGGAATG GCCTACCTGCATTCCATGAATATTATACATCGAGATCTGAACTCCCATAACTGCCTTGTTAAAGAg AATCAGACTGTGGTGGTGGCTGACTTTGGGCTGGCCCGGCTCGTGAGGGAGGATAAACCCCTTAGACGGAACTCTACTCCTGAACAAATGTCCAGTCTGAAAAAGCCACAAAGGAAGAAAAGGTATACAGTAGTGGGGAATCCATACTGGATGGCACCAGAGATGATTCGAG GAATAAGTTATGATGAACGAGTTGACATCTTCTCTTTCGGAATCATTCTGTGTGAG ATTATTGGTCGAGTGTATGCTGATCCAGACTATCTACCTCGCACTATGGAATTTGGACTGGGAGTGAACGAATTTCTGGAGCGCTACTATCCCACCGAATGCCCaccttccttctttcctcttGCTGCTCTTTGCTGTGACACGGAAATAGAAAAACG tccCACATTTGCAAAGTTAGAAGAATGGCTGGAGAACTTGCTGATGCATCTGGACATTGGTCTTCCTCTAATGTCAGAACTGGAGAAGGTGCGGCAAGCATTTTGGGAGAAACATAGCCAGTCTCAGCGGGGTAATGGATTTCTGTGTAATCAAAAGGGGACTCCAGTATGA